One window from the genome of Anopheles merus strain MAF chromosome 3R, AmerM5.1, whole genome shotgun sequence encodes:
- the LOC121598017 gene encoding nuclear pore complex protein Nup214 isoform X2 translates to MHELKFKLQSKVPIFKGDGNAKNGCSLLATASVHGLVFAGTAGAELRVLKLQDITADRVINETVPLRTVPLPSEPYQLAVSCDHGMLAVDVVANGVPFVYIYSVPSFLTGSIVKLAEIKTSPQPAVRSTQLCWNPVMHNVLAVRTEAGGLSVYTLKEPTGLEFHSLDANNPAERAQCACWSPKGKQLVVAFANGKLVQYKPDLKPARTIVCPPGVLEGGGGFDVLAIQWLSTYQFAAAFMPHGDDTVPALFIVNAPKAGSPVFVNYDDICYSQSGPRRGQVFLQHILPWNLLLMASANSMEVGILGTTESGEAPTWCQWTTTDEARAELPLTADKQETFPIGFALETGCTHELVIGEQTFPVMPMIHLLSTYGQLVSFNVLNTLPNVPNICSPPKPIQDLTGGAFVKIDMGQAAPTQQQQQQQQPKAFPSMNQNVPAAAAAPPPTSEISFAVPNGATSTPAIAKSKSFFNAGVGAEAVQKSPINLFGGAGGTAAPGQQQQQPKPAAPAIAPTFGKQITFGASPGPGMQQQGVGGETKPSPFAGFSTPAGGGGGGGGTTFGGGTTAGGLPTMSAPPFQAAMAAMGPPPQQSASSRPSADANKPLVTVPPSYVPAVQQQQQQPPNNGNVAARSQTTAAPKRADFSSEDNNAIIRALTNDELNRFARELTELQRRNRALSVQIGQKEESAQMIRSLRELEDIIAQANESTQSLVADVQALRLGLNEAFAMVAEANSKSAIYNNPTVHRYQEAHGGLSQTSRRQLSALENMLQVNESQLRTVTKQLEAQWMSLEEAKQARAKQRMHIPSLEVLYQTLSKQQDILNRQGEKLAVLKSKLGLRSSVKGLEDRNKSVKGKQQLGGGDATDTSESAIESLTDSIISMTLGDQVAADTKKLSEGKLSALRRALMGRKVVTVKPQRPDRVGLSSEVVREHRDQVRRQVVMVEQEKQAKVAQKAAVSKAEQSKVQQQRSSAPPQQQPAAQPVQTLSKQPVGNKPMATAPANKAFSFAVPSSGAAAAASPSVGSFSFGQTTITPMTAAESNAAKPTANGGSITSGLSFGTPVNKESGGDKEKKDSTISSSSGKENIPVNSAPAAASKAPASGSFSFGSAASAGTFKPPSTESSAPAAPKPVFSFGNSGTGSNSGQQSGLTFGSIPKPNFSFDAPSTIAGSGGLSFGLAGSSSSSEGPLSLGKPKATATASTSNENVPPPVEEVQKDKPLPPSFGPVEPAPATKAPLPALTSLLQKVDSSVDLSVKGSGGGAAGATSQASKPAGGGLFGSITGGTSSSFATGGLFGSVTKPAAPSGANNNASANEEGGAKPAASGGGLFSGLSFGSLSVTPSSAGGDAASGGSLFGSVKPANGAPTGGLTFGGGSSFASSGFGVAKSSTDTTATVASPATEPAKTAGKEESTATATATTGFGFGSIAAPSTTSTAAASSPGGGFSFGGLSLGKPVVTPASSATVSTPAASTGTPVAATSPATTTTTPTTTAAADTTSTLFGSISICSPTAASAGNNAKTTPSITGGNIFSSGTFGASKPTTDTKSIFGGGGGSATATTAASGAASPFGPLAASPAPAAASSGGLFGSVGQPTAASTALGAASTTTTTSVFGGGFFGASTTPAAGTAPPATSTTPSSGGFFGGGAGAATNSVFGSSAASSTSNIFGSAASATATGGTGLFGSVAASNSATPGAAGGSIFGGGGGGGGGASAFGGAGAGGSGGNIFGSPVAAAAASPSGGTGLFGSVGAGSPAAAGPFGSPQTPPQSSTQSIFGGGAASGGGAFGSSVATGAAASPGPFSSGAAGTGVNAFASPTGTSAFSKPPAFGATPTFGGAPTFGGAPTFGGAPTFGGAPTFGSPKATFGGGGVVGGGSPFGGGASPAIGSPATQSNNLFEQLGSSSSGVSFGGLAAQQQAKPTQFGGSSFSSWRS, encoded by the exons ATGCAC GAGCTAAAGTTTAAGCTACAGAGCAAGGTTCCCATCTTCAAAGGCGATGGGAATGCAAAGAACGGCTGCAGCCTGCTGGCCACCGCCAGCGTCCACGGGCTGGTGTTTGCCGGCACAGCCGGGGCGGAGTTGCGCGTGCTGAAGCTGCAGGACATCACCGCCGACCGGGTGATCAATGAGACCGTCCCGCTGCGCACCGTTCCCCTGCCCAGTGAGCCGTACCAGCTGGCGGTGAGCTGCGATCATGGCATGCTGGCGGTGGACGTCGTGGCGAACGGTGTACCGTTCGTGTACATCTACTCTGTACCCTCGTTTCTGACCGGGTCAATCGTAAAGCTGGCGGAAATCAAAACGTCCCCCCAACCCGCCGTAAGAAGCACGCAGCTGTGCTGGAACCCGGTCATGCACAATGTGCTGGCCGTGCGTACCGAGGCCGGTGGACTTTCCGTGTACACGCTGAAGGAACCGACCGGGCTGGAATTTCACTCGCTCGACGCCAACAACCCGGCCGAGCGGGCCCAGTGTGCCTGTTGGAGTCCGAAGGGCAAGCAGTTGGTGGTGGCGTTCGCCAACGGCAAGCTGGTACAGTACAAGCCCGACCTGAAACCGGCCCGCACCATCGTCTGCCCGCCCGGCGTGCTCGAGGGTGGCGGCGGTTTCGATGTGCTAGCGATCCAGTGGCTCAGCACGTACCAGTTTGCGGCCGCGTTTATGCCCCACGGGGACGACACCGTGCCGGCCCTGTTCATCGTGAACGCACCGAAGGCGGGCAGCCCGGTGTTTGTCAACTACGACGACATCTGCTACAGCCAGAGCGGACCGCGCAGGGGCCAGGTGTTTCTGCAGCACATACTGCCCTGGAACTTGCTGCTGATGGCGTCGGCCAACAGCATGGAGGTGGGCATACTGGGCACGACCGAGAGCGGCGAAGCACCGACCTGGTGCCAGTGGACGACGACGGATGAGGCGCGGGCGGAGCTGCCGCTCACGGCGGACAAGCAGGAAACGTTCCCGATCGGGTTCGCGCTCGAGACGGGCTGCACGCACGAGCTCGTGATTGGCGAGCAGACGTTTCCGGTGATGCCGATGATCCATCTGCTGTCGACGTACGGGCAGCTGGTGTCGTTCAACGTGCTCAACACACTGCCGAATGTGCCGAACATTTGCTCACCACCGAAACCGATCCAGGACCTTACGGGCGGTGCGTTTGTGAAGATCGATATGGGACAAGCGgctccaacacaacaacaacagcaacaacagcagccaaAAGCGTTCCCGAGCATGAATCAAAACgttcctgcagcagcagcagcaccaccgccgACGTCGGAAATATCATTCGCCGTACCGAACGGGGCCACATCGACGCCGGCAATCGCCAAGTCGAAATCCTTCTTCAATGCAGGAGTCGGTGCGGAAGCGGTACAAAAGTCGCCGATCAATTTGTTCGGTGGCGCCGGAGGAACAGCAGCAccggggcagcagcagcagcaaccgaaaCCGGCAGCCCCCGCCATAGCGCCAACATTCGGCAAACAGATCACATTTGGAGCGTCGCCCGGCCCCGGAATGCAGCAGCAGGGAGTCGGTGGCGAAACGAAACCTTCACCTTTTGCTGGATTTTCTACCCCtgcgggtggtggtggcggtggcggcggtacGACATTTGGCGGTGGCACGACTGCAGGAGGACTGCCGACCATGTCGGCACCACCCTTCCAGGCCGCAATGGCTGCGATGGGACCGCCGCCGCAGCAGTCAGCATCTTCCCGGCCGAGTGCAGACGCCAACAAACCGCTCGTTACGGTTCCCCCCAGCTACGTGCCagcggtgcagcagcagcaacagcagccgccCAACAATGGTAATGTGGCGGCCCGCTCACAAACCACAGCTGCCCCGAAAAGGGCGGACTTTTCCTCCGAGGACAATAATGCCATCATTCGCGCACTCACGAACGACGAGCTGAACCGGTTTGCGCGCGAGCTGACCGAGCTGCAGCGCCGCAACCGGGCACTGAGCGTACAGATCGGGCAGAAGGAAGAGTCCGCACAGATGATACGCAGCTTGCGCGAGCTGGAGGACATCATTGCGCAGGCGAACGAAAGCACGCAGTCGCTCGTGGCGGACGTGCAGGCGCTCCGGCTCGGGCTGAACGAAGCGTTCGCGATGGTGGCGGAAGCGAACAGCAAGAGCGCCATCTACAACAACCCGACCGTGCACCGGTACCAGGAGGCGCACGGCGGCCTGTCGCAGACGAGCCGGCGCCAGCTGAGCGCGCTCGAGAACATGCTGCAGGTGAACGAGAGCCAGCTGCGCACGGTTACGAAGCAGCTCGAGGCGCAGTGGATGAGCCTGGAGGAGGCGAAGCAGGCGCGGGCCAAGCAGCGCATGCACATCCCCTCGCTGGAGGTGCTGTACCAGACGCTGTCGAAGCAGCAGGACATTTTGAACCGGCAGGGCGAAAAACTGGCCGTGCTGAAGAGCAAACTGGGGCTGCGCAGTAGTGTAAAGGGGCTGGAGGATCGTAACAAAAGCGTAAAGGGCAAGCAGCAGCTTGGTGGAGGTGATGCTACCGACACATCCGAGAGTGCGATCGAATCGCTGACCGATTCAATTATCTCTATGACGCTCGGCGATCAGGTGGCGGCCGACACGAAGAAGCTAAGCGAGGGCAAGCTGTCCGCACTGAGACGCGCGCTAATGGGCAGAAAGGTGGTAACAGTGAAACCACAGCGACCGGACCGGGTGGGCCTTAGCTCGGAGGTCGTCCGTGAGCATCGCGATCAGGTGCGCCGCcaggtggtgatggtggagcAGGAAAAACAAGCGAAAGTGGCACAGAAGGCGGCGGTAAGCAAGGCGGAGCAGAGCAAAGTGCAGCAGCAACGCAGCAGTGCCCCACCCCAACAGCAGCCTGCCGCTCAACCGGTGCAAACGCTATCCAAGCAGCCGGTTGGCAACAAACCGATGGCAACGGCACCCGCTAATAAAGCGTTTTCGTTCGCCGTTCCAAGCTCtggtgcggctgctgctgcgtcaCCATCCGTTGGAAGCTTTTCCTTTGGACAAACGACAATTACACCGATGACTGCTGCGGAAAGCAACGCCGCGAAGCCAACAGCAAATGGGGGAAGCATCACAAGCGGGCTGTCTTTTGGCACACCAGTTAATAAGGAAAGTGGTGGCGATAAGGAGAAAAAGGACAGCACGATCTCCAGCTCCAGCGGTAAGGAGAACATCCCGGTCAATTCTGCTCCGGCTGCGGCGTCAAAAGCTCCTGCTTCCGGTTCGTTCAGCTTCGGATCGGCCGCATCGGCGGGAACCTTTAAACCACCGTCGACGGAATCATCCGCCCCTGCCGCACCGAAACCGGTGTTTTCTTTCGGCAATTCGGGTACCGGCAGCAACAGCGGCCAACAGTCGGGACTTACTTTCGGTTCCATACCGAAGCCCAACTTTTCCTTCGACGCGCCATCCACCATAGCTGGGAGCGGTGGTCTTTCCTTTGGCCTCGCAGgatcctcctcctcttccgaGGGGCCACTAAGCCTGGGCAAACCGAAGGCAACGGCCACTGCATCCACTTCGAACGAAAACGTCCCTCCGCCGGTTGAGGAGGTGCAAAAGGACAAACCGCTTCCACCGTCGTTCGGGCCGGTTGAGCCAGCACCGGCCACGAAAGCGCCCCTGCCCGCCCTTACAAGCCTGCTGCAGAAGGTCGACTCGTCGGTGGATCTTTCGGTGaagggtagtggtggtggtgcagcgGGCGCAACGTCCCAGGCTAGCAAACCGGCCGGCGGTGGTCTGTTCGGTAGCATTACCGGCGGTACGAGTAGCAGCTTTGCAACGGGTGGACTGTTTGGGAGCGTTACGAAGCCGGCTGCCCCGTCCGGAGCGAACAATAACGCTTCGGCGAATGAGGAAGGAGGCGCCAAACCGGCAGCATCCGGTGGAGGATTGTTTTCGGGGCTTTCGTTCGGTTCGCTGTCCGTAACACCGAGTAGTGCGGGTGGTGATGCTGCTTCCGGCGGTTCGCTGTTTGGCAGTGTGAAGCCAGCCAATGGTGCCCCAACGGGCGGATTAACGTTCGGCGGTGGAAGCAGTTTTGCATCGTCCGGCTTTGGAGTGGCCAAATCTTCGACGGACACAACGGCGACCGTAGCTTCGCCAGCAACCGAACCGGCAAAAACCGCAGGGAAGGAAGAATCGACGGCAACTGCCACTGCTACCACCGGTTTTGGCTTTGGCTCCATTGCTGCGCCTTCGACCACCTCCACAGCGGCAGCGTCATCCCCTGGGGGTGGATTTTCCTTCGGAGGGCTCTCCCTGGGCAAGCCGGTAGTGACGCCCGCTTCTTCGGCAACCGTTTCCACACCTGCCGCGAGCACTGGTACGCCGGTGGCTGCCACTTCCccggcaacaacaacgaccacgccgacgacgacggcagCTGCCGATACCACGAGCACACTGTTCGGTTCGATCAGCATCTGCTCACCGACAGCGGCCAGCGCGGGGAACAACGCCAAGACAACGCCCTCCATTACCGGGGGTAACATATTCAGTTCGGGCACGTTCGGCGCCTCCAAACCGACAACCGACACGAAAAGCATCTtcggaggtggtggtggtagtgctaCTGCTACCACCGCAGCCAGTGGAGCAGCCTCACCCTTCGGTCCACTGGCAGCATCGCCGGCGCCTGCTGCCGCCTCTTCGGGCGGTTTGTTCGGTTCCGTTGGGCAGCCCACGGCTGCATCGACCGCGCTTGGTGCCGCCAGCACaacgaccaccaccagcgtCTTTGGGGGAGGCTTTTTCGGTGCGAGCACAACGCCAGCGGCTGGAACAGCACCACCCGCTACCAGCACCACCCCGTCGTCCGGTGGATTCTTTGGCGGTGGCGCTGGAGCCGCGACTAATTCCGTCTTTGGATCAAGTGCGGCCTCGAGCACGTCCAACATTTTCGGCAGTGCGGCCTCTGCGACGGCCACCGGAGGCACCGGGTTGTTTGGCAGTGTCGCCGCGAGCAACAGCGCAACACCCGGCGCTGCAGGCGGTTCCAttttcggtggtggtggcggcggcggcggtggtgcgtCAGCGTTTGGGGGAGCCGGTGCCGGCGGTAGTGGTGGTAACATCTTTGGCAGTCCGgtggccgcagcagcagcatcgccaTCCGGTGGTACGGGTTTGTTTGGTTCGGTTGGCGCCGGCTCGCCGGCAGCAGCGGGACCGTTCGGCAGCCCGCAAACACCGCCCCAATCGTCGACCCAgtccatctttggcggtggaGCAGCATCCGGCGGTGGTGCATTTGGTTCATCGGTCGCCACTGGTGCCGCCGCCAGCCCGGGGCCGTTCAGCAGTGGTGCGGCGGGAACGGGCGTGAACGCGTTCGCTTCACCGACGGGCACGTCGGCGTTCAGTAAGCCGCCCGCCTTCGGAGCGACTCCCACGTTTGGCGGTGCGCCCACGTTCGGCGGGGCGCCCACGTTCGGTGGGGCGCCGACATTTGGAGGGGCGCCCACGTTCGGCAGTCCGAAGGCAACGTTCGGGGGCGGTGgcgttgttggtggtggttcaCCGTTCGGGGGTGGCGCATCGCCCGCCATCGGATCACCGGCGACGCAGTCCAACAATCTGTTCGAGCAGCTCGGTTCCTCGTCGTCCGGCGTGTCGTTCGGTGGGCTGGCGGCCCAGCAACAGGCTAAGCCGACCCAGTTCGGAGGTTCATCGTTTTCCAGCTGGCGTTCGTAA